A stretch of Coleofasciculaceae cyanobacterium DNA encodes these proteins:
- the gshA gene encoding glutamate--cysteine ligase — translation MSLLSKGFEVEMYTGTPEGKIVGLSDRIVQALNGFVREPDSRNVEYTTAPFCGYDRLLCALLKPRQALRTYLQTLGDYTLIPGSTMSLGGSDRFYRSDPNNPYHDYIEQTYGTNVVTASIHINVGIEDPEVLMQACRLIRVEAPLYLALSASSPFVDGKVTGSHSTRWQMFPKTPQNVPLFESHSHFIRWTEEQLIAKKMRNVRHLWSAVRPNGDRRPYNLNRLELRICDLVVDPLALLAITALLEARIMQMIDNPELDPLQQSNLSANDLQSELMALTDENEILSARNSLDAELRHWLDGRKIVARDWIKEIYEQVYPIAKKRGFSCFLSPLQKVLRQGNTAQQWLTLYDRGMQPVDIIQQDIQNIAKQERDLQYAVCPPALIA, via the coding sequence ATGAGTTTATTGTCTAAAGGCTTTGAAGTAGAAATGTATACTGGCACTCCAGAAGGTAAAATTGTGGGGTTATCAGATCGAATTGTTCAAGCCTTAAATGGTTTTGTCCGTGAGCCTGACAGTCGTAACGTGGAATACACTACAGCCCCTTTTTGCGGTTATGACCGTTTATTATGCGCCCTATTAAAACCCAGACAAGCTTTAAGAACCTATCTTCAGACTTTAGGAGATTACACTTTAATTCCTGGTAGTACTATGTCTTTAGGCGGCAGCGATCGCTTTTATCGCTCCGATCCCAACAATCCTTATCACGACTATATTGAGCAGACCTATGGCACAAATGTCGTTACCGCCAGCATCCATATCAACGTAGGGATTGAAGATCCTGAAGTGCTGATGCAGGCTTGTCGTCTGATTCGGGTTGAAGCACCTCTATATTTGGCTTTAAGCGCGTCGTCTCCTTTCGTAGATGGTAAGGTAACGGGTAGTCATTCCACTCGTTGGCAAATGTTTCCCAAGACACCCCAGAACGTTCCTTTATTTGAAAGTCATAGCCATTTTATCCGCTGGACAGAAGAGCAGCTAATTGCCAAAAAAATGCGTAATGTACGTCATCTGTGGAGTGCCGTAAGACCAAACGGCGATCGCCGGCCTTATAATCTCAATCGTTTAGAATTAAGAATTTGCGATCTAGTAGTCGATCCTCTGGCATTATTAGCAATTACTGCCTTATTAGAGGCGAGAATTATGCAGATGATCGATAATCCTGAACTAGACCCTCTACAGCAAAGTAATCTATCAGCCAACGATTTGCAGTCAGAGTTAATGGCTTTGACTGATGAAAATGAAATCTTGTCGGCACGTAATAGCCTAGATGCAGAATTACGCCATTGGCTTGATGGCAGGAAAATTGTGGCCAGAGACTGGATTAAAGAAATTTACGAGCAAGTCTACCCCATTGCCAAAAAACGCGGCTTTAGCTGCTTTCTTTCTCCACTGCAAAAAGTTTTGCGCCAGGGCAACACGGCGCAGCAATGGTTAACGTTATACGATCGAGGTATGCAGCCTGTGGATATTATTCAACAAGATATCCAAAATATTGCCAAGCAAGAACGGGATTTGCAATATGCAGTCTGTCCACCTGCCCTAATAGCCTAA
- a CDS encoding peptidoglycan DD-metalloendopeptidase family protein yields the protein MSAQNDLISPKTDSDANIFCPPNSISTDTVKLANQKTFKLGMAISLAAAICVPNFNQAVHATNLVKSVAPSPLSHKKDIFNSIQRQKKFSSLLPNIFSRISFSLKSQLLNLSKAPLASEDKYASIDSTLASYSSSKVNKASDLFFASADFKTAKSEQVVMTAFDSSLIKPQQRIHKVVQGETINKIVKKYRVTKNDLVKLNKIKNSNIIFVDQQLKIPIKTAANTQPETILAAANFLQDTTQEVQSPLSSANFSVKLAKEASTGESSKTNKAELNSVTKYDPYIAKLRAEIDLLRAQHRNRSGQEQNHRSSLAKSPLAPNSEVTHQLEGNLNQPSQSIVKANSALSKPNLSASLLKEENISLKLPPLPASEEYLPPAFDGYMWPAQGVLTSGYGLRWGRFHRGIDIAAPIGTPVLAAASGEVIGAGWHDGYGNLIQIEHLDGSFTLYAHNDRILVSHGQKVNQGEQIAEMGSTGNSTGPHLHFEIHVKNSEIVDPLTLLSSK from the coding sequence ATGTCTGCTCAGAATGATTTAATTTCCCCAAAAACCGATTCAGATGCCAACATCTTTTGCCCCCCCAATTCTATTTCAACTGATACTGTCAAATTAGCCAATCAAAAAACTTTCAAGTTAGGCATGGCAATATCTCTAGCAGCAGCAATTTGTGTGCCGAACTTTAACCAGGCAGTACACGCCACAAACTTAGTTAAATCGGTAGCACCTAGTCCTTTGTCGCACAAAAAAGATATTTTCAACTCGATTCAACGGCAAAAAAAATTCTCCTCTTTGCTGCCCAACATTTTTAGTCGAATCAGTTTTTCGCTAAAGTCTCAGTTACTTAACTTGTCTAAAGCACCTTTAGCATCGGAAGATAAGTATGCATCAATTGATTCAACACTTGCTTCCTACAGCTCATCAAAAGTAAATAAAGCCTCCGATCTTTTTTTTGCTTCAGCTGATTTTAAGACGGCAAAAAGTGAGCAAGTAGTCATGACTGCTTTTGACTCATCCCTAATAAAACCTCAACAGCGCATCCATAAGGTAGTACAGGGAGAAACTATTAACAAGATTGTCAAAAAGTATCGGGTGACTAAAAATGATTTAGTCAAACTAAATAAAATTAAGAACTCCAATATTATTTTTGTCGATCAACAGCTTAAGATTCCCATAAAAACAGCAGCCAATACTCAACCAGAAACCATTCTGGCAGCGGCTAATTTTCTCCAAGATACAACGCAGGAAGTTCAATCGCCATTGAGTTCGGCTAATTTTTCAGTCAAATTAGCTAAAGAAGCTTCTACCGGCGAATCATCCAAGACAAATAAAGCTGAATTAAACTCAGTGACTAAATATGACCCTTATATTGCTAAGCTAAGAGCAGAAATAGATCTATTGCGCGCCCAGCATAGAAATAGGTCAGGACAAGAGCAAAATCACCGTTCCAGTTTAGCAAAATCACCTTTAGCACCTAATTCTGAAGTTACGCATCAACTCGAAGGAAATTTAAACCAGCCTTCTCAATCGATAGTTAAAGCTAATTCGGCTCTTTCCAAACCAAATCTCAGCGCGAGCTTGCTTAAAGAAGAAAATATTTCTCTCAAATTACCTCCTTTACCCGCTTCAGAAGAATATCTGCCTCCTGCTTTCGATGGTTATATGTGGCCAGCACAAGGAGTATTAACTTCTGGTTATGGGTTGCGCTGGGGAAGATTTCATCGAGGGATCGATATTGCTGCTCCGATTGGAACTCCTGTATTAGCAGCAGCATCAGGAGAAGTAATCGGAGCTGGATGGCATGATGGCTACGGCAATTTAATTCAAATAGAACATCTAGACGGTAGCTTTACACTATATGCCCATAACGACAGAATTTTAGTCAGCCATGGTCAGAAAGTTAATCAGGGTGAACAAATCGCCGAAATGGGGAGTACTGGTAATAGTACTGGTCCTCATCTACATTTTGAAATTCATGTCAAAAATAGTGAGATAGTCGATCCCTTAACATTATTAAGTAGTAAATAA
- a CDS encoding DUF561 domain-containing protein: protein MIHPQLAQALTQKNALKVISGLNNFDFNQVSAVVKAAEAGGATLVDIAAQPELVEAIRNLTNLPLCVSAVEPELFVSAINAGADLIEIGNFDSFYLQGRRFEAPEILELTYRTRSLLPKVTLSVTVPHILALDEQVQLAEQLVEAGADIIQTEGGTSVQPVNPGVRGLIEKAAPTLAAAHSISRAVDIPVLCASGLSSVTVPMAIAAGASGVGVGSAINQLKSEVAMVAAVRSLVEALSGSQSSVFNHR from the coding sequence ATGATTCATCCTCAGCTAGCCCAAGCCTTGACTCAAAAAAATGCGCTTAAGGTAATTAGTGGCTTAAATAATTTTGATTTCAACCAAGTTTCAGCAGTGGTTAAGGCTGCCGAAGCAGGTGGAGCAACTTTAGTTGATATTGCTGCTCAACCTGAATTAGTAGAGGCAATTCGCAATCTAACCAACCTGCCTTTGTGTGTTTCGGCAGTTGAACCAGAGTTATTTGTTAGCGCAATTAATGCTGGTGCGGATTTAATTGAAATCGGTAATTTTGACAGCTTTTATCTTCAGGGAAGAAGGTTTGAAGCTCCTGAAATTCTGGAATTAACATATCGGACACGTTCTCTGCTACCCAAAGTTACCCTTTCGGTAACTGTTCCCCATATTTTGGCTTTAGACGAACAAGTCCAACTGGCAGAACAGTTAGTTGAAGCGGGGGCAGACATCATTCAAACTGAAGGAGGAACAAGCGTTCAGCCAGTTAATCCTGGTGTAAGAGGACTAATTGAAAAAGCAGCCCCAACCCTAGCAGCAGCTCATAGTATCTCCCGTGCAGTAGACATTCCAGTTCTATGCGCTTCTGGTTTATCCAGCGTTACTGTGCCTATGGCGATCGCTGCTGGTGCTTCTGGAGTCGGTGTAGGTTCGGCAATCAATCAGCTCAAGAGCGAAGTAGCTATGGTAGCTGCTGTTCGCAGCCTAGTTGAAGCCTTATCTGGCAGCCAATCATCTGTTTTCAATCACCGCTGA
- a CDS encoding DegT/DnrJ/EryC1/StrS family aminotransferase, with translation MNKIPPVDLTRQYKLIKEEANSAVLDILNSGRYIGGETIANFEQQFADYIGVAQCVSCNSGTDALWLALTALNIGEGDEVITTPFSFFATAEVVSRVGAKPIFIDIDPDTFNLNLAQIEQAITPQTKAIIPVHLFGQPVNMTDLMAIANQHNLLVIEDCAQATGAAWGQNKIGSIGHVGCFSFFPTKNLGACGDGGAITTNDRAIAKQVKILKEHGSPSRYRHDFIGINSRIDAVQAVILTVKLRYLDHWNEQRQRAAEYYQELLQSISCLKLPQALPGGESVWNQYTICLTERPSANQQNHHFSPRRELIKENLQKKGVICMIYYPIPLHLQPVYQNLGYRNGQLPAVEQAAQEVLSLPMFPGISQAEQEQVAYALKDCLLEV, from the coding sequence GTGAACAAGATTCCACCAGTCGATTTAACTCGGCAATATAAATTAATTAAAGAAGAAGCTAATTCGGCTGTGCTTGATATTCTTAACTCTGGTCGTTATATTGGCGGTGAAACAATTGCTAATTTTGAGCAGCAATTCGCTGACTATATTGGAGTTGCCCAATGTGTCAGCTGCAACTCTGGTACGGATGCGCTCTGGTTAGCTTTGACAGCTTTAAATATAGGTGAGGGAGACGAGGTAATCACCACCCCCTTTAGCTTCTTTGCCACTGCCGAAGTAGTAAGTCGCGTGGGTGCAAAACCGATATTTATTGATATAGACCCCGATACATTTAATCTTAATTTAGCTCAGATTGAGCAGGCTATTACGCCCCAAACTAAAGCAATAATTCCCGTTCATCTTTTTGGTCAACCTGTAAATATGACTGACTTGATGGCGATCGCTAACCAGCATAATTTGTTGGTTATTGAAGATTGCGCTCAGGCTACTGGTGCTGCTTGGGGACAAAATAAGATTGGCAGTATTGGTCATGTGGGCTGCTTTAGTTTTTTCCCAACTAAAAATTTAGGTGCTTGTGGCGATGGGGGAGCAATTACCACCAATGATCGGGCGATCGCCAAACAAGTGAAAATTCTCAAAGAACATGGTTCTCCTTCGCGCTACCGTCATGATTTTATTGGCATCAATAGCCGTATCGATGCGGTACAGGCCGTTATTTTAACCGTCAAGCTGCGCTATCTCGACCATTGGAATGAACAACGCCAAAGAGCAGCAGAGTATTATCAGGAACTTTTACAGTCGATTAGCTGCTTAAAATTACCCCAGGCTCTACCAGGAGGGGAAAGCGTTTGGAATCAATATACAATCTGTCTTACCGAGCGTCCCTCAGCAAACCAGCAAAACCATCATTTCTCCCCGAGAAGAGAGCTAATTAAGGAAAATTTGCAGAAAAAAGGGGTAATTTGCATGATTTACTACCCGATTCCCCTACATTTACAGCCTGTATATCAAAATTTAGGCTATCGAAACGGGCAGCTACCCGCAGTGGAGCAAGCTGCCCAAGAAGTATTGTCTTTGCCGATGTTTCCTGGAATTTCTCAAGCCGAACAGGAACAAGTGGCTTATGCCCTCAAAGACTGTTTGTTAGAAGTTTAG
- a CDS encoding TonB family protein, protein MVDLKPARQDHRQTPTVNRFGHRRYQLLWFILASVLVHSLAWLFLGLYQRSKPLTEEIDSKPIEFVVVPEESEAPPPETEKRATENSVAEENIESEATALNDEIEDDTPATSAPTPEPEPVAPTQPTPAPAPAEPAPTPEPATAPAPEPEPELAQPPAVQQPPILSGSDANPITTPEPEPEAVEPESSVATTLPPPEPTEAVPEPELPQAANSSPEDNSASSLLGGDYKKTLANGGADAFFSPEALAYQDVLNPGQLNALKDIDLGPYFDEVKRRVKRNWNPSYGVEEYTTFLTFDIEKNGQITGLRVTQSSGSETVDRESLAAVQSSAPFDPLPAGFPLEALEVKFSFNIYIY, encoded by the coding sequence ATGGTAGATTTGAAACCAGCAAGACAAGATCATCGTCAAACCCCGACCGTCAATCGTTTTGGTCACCGTCGTTATCAACTTCTGTGGTTTATTTTAGCTTCCGTTTTAGTCCATAGTTTAGCCTGGCTTTTTTTAGGTTTGTATCAACGCTCCAAACCTCTGACAGAAGAAATCGATAGTAAACCGATTGAGTTTGTAGTTGTCCCCGAAGAATCGGAAGCACCCCCTCCAGAGACTGAAAAACGGGCTACAGAAAATTCCGTCGCTGAAGAAAATATTGAGTCAGAAGCAACTGCTCTTAATGATGAAATTGAGGATGATACACCCGCCACCTCTGCACCAACACCTGAACCAGAGCCGGTTGCTCCGACTCAGCCTACACCTGCTCCAGCTCCTGCTGAGCCTGCACCCACACCTGAACCTGCAACTGCACCTGCACCTGAACCTGAACCTGAATTAGCCCAGCCTCCTGCTGTTCAGCAACCACCTATATTATCTGGTTCGGATGCTAACCCAATTACTACGCCCGAACCAGAACCCGAAGCTGTTGAACCAGAGTCCTCCGTTGCAACCACACTACCTCCGCCAGAACCTACTGAAGCTGTACCTGAACCAGAACTACCTCAAGCTGCCAATTCTTCTCCAGAGGATAATAGCGCCTCTAGCTTATTAGGAGGAGATTATAAAAAGACTTTAGCTAATGGTGGGGCAGATGCGTTTTTCAGTCCCGAAGCGTTGGCTTATCAAGATGTTCTTAACCCTGGTCAACTAAATGCCCTAAAAGATATCGATCTTGGTCCATATTTCGACGAGGTGAAGCGACGAGTAAAGCGCAACTGGAATCCCTCTTATGGAGTAGAAGAGTATACTACTTTTTTAACCTTTGATATTGAAAAAAATGGTCAAATTACTGGACTCAGGGTAACTCAAAGCTCTGGTTCTGAGACAGTTGATCGAGAGTCTTTGGCAGCAGTACAAAGCTCAGCCCCTTTCGATCCTTTACCTGCTGGGTTTCCGTTAGAAGCGCTGGAGGTCAAGTTTAGCTTTAATATTTATATTTACTGA
- a CDS encoding biopolymer transporter ExbD, which yields MRLPEEPDLPPRINILPMIDVIFAILVFFIVSSLYLTRSEGLPVNLPRASTAEVQKTQQITVSLDRDGKLTIDSKPAQIEQLKTEVTKLIEAESNTTVIVNADRSVEHGQVVEVIDRLRQIPEVQLAIAAKKEISARQ from the coding sequence ATGCGCTTACCTGAAGAACCAGATCTACCACCTAGAATTAATATTTTGCCGATGATCGATGTGATCTTCGCGATTCTAGTATTTTTTATAGTTTCGAGCCTTTATTTAACCCGCTCTGAAGGTTTACCCGTCAATCTCCCCCGCGCCAGCACCGCAGAAGTACAAAAGACTCAACAAATTACCGTTAGCTTAGATCGAGACGGTAAGTTAACTATTGACAGCAAACCTGCACAAATAGAGCAGCTAAAAACTGAAGTTACCAAGTTGATTGAAGCTGAGTCCAACACAACAGTTATAGTTAATGCCGATCGCAGCGTCGAACATGGTCAAGTAGTAGAGGTGATCGATCGGCTACGGCAAATACCCGAAGTGCAGCTAGCGATCGCTGCAAAAAAGGAAATTAGCGCTCGACAGTAA
- the trmL gene encoding tRNA (uridine(34)/cytosine(34)/5-carboxymethylaminomethyluridine(34)-2'-O)-methyltransferase TrmL produces the protein MVRVVLVNPEIPPNTGNIARTCAATKTELHLVAPLGFEISDRYLKRAGLDYWPYVKLHYHENLSAFWHEHQQRGGRLIGFSVKGSKNYLNCQYQDTDWLLFGRETAGLPPEVISACDEKVRIDITEQNVRSLNLSVSVAIGLFEAIRQSRTA, from the coding sequence ATGGTTCGTGTAGTTTTAGTCAATCCTGAAATTCCTCCTAACACTGGTAATATTGCTCGCACTTGTGCTGCGACTAAAACCGAGCTACATTTAGTTGCACCATTAGGATTTGAAATTAGCGATCGCTATCTAAAAAGGGCGGGGTTAGATTATTGGCCCTATGTCAAATTGCATTACCATGAGAATTTATCTGCTTTTTGGCACGAACATCAGCAAAGAGGCGGGAGATTGATCGGTTTTAGCGTCAAAGGTAGCAAAAATTATCTTAACTGTCAGTATCAAGATACAGATTGGCTCTTGTTTGGACGAGAAACCGCGGGTTTACCTCCAGAAGTTATCTCCGCTTGTGATGAAAAAGTAAGAATTGATATTACAGAGCAGAATGTTCGCAGCTTAAATCTTTCTGTCAGTGTGGCGATCGGATTATTTGAGGCAATTAGACAATCAAGAACGGCTTAA
- a CDS encoding MotA/TolQ/ExbB proton channel family protein — protein MDTIWQLFKSGGVVMYPLLGLSIYSVAIILERSLFWFKISRQQDKVIKQLLRLYRDDPLAANTMLKRHLNLPIARIFSVALSLERSTPDKFKLALESAAQAEIPLLKRFNNSLETVIGVAPLLGLLGTVLGLIVALSSLKLGDIESSQAAGVTGGIGEALTSTAAGLIVAIATLFFASIFRGLYLQQIAQIQEIGGQLELLHLDRHEQPKTYNALT, from the coding sequence ATGGACACAATTTGGCAATTATTCAAAAGCGGAGGAGTAGTGATGTACCCCTTGCTGGGACTTTCCATTTACTCTGTGGCAATAATTTTAGAGCGATCGCTTTTTTGGTTCAAAATATCTCGCCAGCAAGACAAGGTAATCAAACAACTACTCAGGCTCTATCGAGACGATCCCCTAGCAGCCAACACCATGCTCAAACGACATCTAAATTTACCGATTGCCCGCATCTTTTCTGTGGCTTTATCATTGGAGCGATCGACACCCGATAAGTTCAAGCTGGCTTTAGAAAGTGCCGCTCAAGCAGAAATTCCACTCCTCAAACGATTCAACAATTCTTTAGAGACAGTAATCGGTGTTGCACCGTTGTTGGGCTTGTTAGGAACTGTTTTAGGTTTGATCGTGGCTTTATCTTCTCTAAAATTAGGTGATATCGAATCGTCCCAAGCAGCAGGAGTTACTGGAGGCATTGGTGAAGCCTTGACTTCTACCGCTGCGGGTTTAATTGTGGCGATCGCTACTTTATTTTTTGCCAGTATCTTTCGGGGACTGTATCTCCAACAAATTGCCCAGATTCAAGAAATTGGCGGACAGCTTGAACTTCTTCATCTTGACCGACACGAACAACCAAAAACATATAATGCGCTTACCTGA